The following DNA comes from Synechococcus sp. CC9616.
CAATCGACGCTTCTCTAGAACAACGGTTGGGGGAGCTTGGAATTGCGAAGGGAATTCACCAAAAAGAATGGCAGGTAGACGAAAAATCGATCTTTATCTATGCACCACCTGATCAAATCCTAAGTGACTGGAGAATTCACCAAGAAACACCACCGAGGGTAGAGGATATATCGAAGCGCTTTAACGAACATAGAAAAATGAATTCTAACTGTATCTTCATCGCTGAATGGAGGATACGTACTTTAGATAAGACAACAATTAGGCAAATCGTGCAAGGGCAAGAAGTTCAAAGTCGCGACGCCGAAATCTTTCCTATCGTACAACCTCTGGCTGGCTTAATAACCATCAAATTAATACAAGAACAACCAGATATACTTGAGAATTATCAAGACCTAGAATTAAAGGGTTTGACGCTTGGTGGTGGAGCAGACAGTAATTACCTAAAGAGGGTAGAAAACTCTATCTGCAGCGATCTTATCGCAGAAGATTGGTGGTTGGTAAATGCCCACAGAGAGTCAAGCTATGAAGAATCGACTCTCAACCTGGAAAGGATGCAACAAGTGCACCAGGAATACGAAAAAGCAAGAGATGACGTAGAAGCATTGGAATCTCTTCTTCATAAACAAAATAGTCTTACCAGACAGACCATTTCGAAACTCATAAAAAATAGTGAGCACAATGATTCCTAACAAGAAATGGCTCAACAAATTTAAGCAATGGCAAATAGGTGAGTGCGACGACGCCAACATAAGTTTACTACTTAAAAGATCAAAAAGACTTGGGATAGATAGCAAATTAATACAAGATTGTCTCGCTGAGATTAATCCGCTTATTAGCAAAGAATATCTAGATCCGGAGCTTTTACCAATCCAACTATTGATAAAACCAAACCAGTGGGACCCAGCTAAAAGTGGGATTAACTGGATGGCTTTGCAAAATCATCATAAATCTATAAAAATCAAACAACAGCTCATCGCAAGTGGGCTATTGAATGAAATTCTAGATGGTAAGCAACAATTATACGAAGACTTACCAGCAATTCCAATAAAAGCCTACCAGGATGGTTTAAAAAAAAGATGTCGACTGAGATGCAAGCAGAATAATTGGTCAATCTTTGAACACCTCGTGAACGAAGGCTGGAACGAATTCAAATGCAAAAAAGAAGTTGCGCTGGGTTTTGATCGATACAATTATCTGGAAAGACCGGCTCTAAACACAAAACGTTTTCTGGATCAAAGGCTGAAGCAACTGCTTGTTGTAGTAGGTGGAAACGAGGACAGAGCGCGAGAAATGTCATTGGGTGGAGGATGGAATTATTATCTCAACATCGAAGCAAACCCTCGTGGACTATATGATCTTAAATTACAATCCAAAAATTATGATTTAGTCAGTTTAGTAAGCTGTACCGACGAGCTTCGAGAGGACTCGAAACAAATCATAGCAGAAATAAATTGGGAACAACCAACAACATGCATGATCACAAGCGATGAGGCCCTGTGCTGGAATAAGAAGAAGTTCAAACTAAATAGTAATCGTCAAAATAAAGGCTACATAACACCATTTCGACTCTTAACACGATGTTGCGTGGGAGGACTAGTATCTGTAAAAGGAAATGTACTTTCGGAAATTACATTTAGAGAAACTTACAACTGTTTCCAGGCACTCGTGCTTGACATAGCATTTCATATATTCAATATGAAAAGAAAGGTTTACCAATGCCAAGAGGTGTTGCTTTTTCGGAGCTCACTTAACCCAACAGTGCCAGATCAAGGCTGGCCAATGGAAAGAATGAATTTAAACAAAAATCTACAACATGAATTCCTCGACATCGTGCAACTTCACTCTAGAAACTTAATAAGTGATCAGGGTTTTGTAGAAAAAAGCACTTCATACCCTGGATGCCACATCATTAAATATTACCCGCAAAAAAAACCAAGAATATCAATCATTATACCCTACAGAGACAATGTTGAGTTAACCAGAAAATGCTTAAACTCGATCAGGCAATACGCAAGTACATCTCTTGAATATGAAATTATTTTTGTAAATAACGGAAGCAAAGAGCCAGAAACCACTAACTGGGCCAACCAGCAGAAATCTCAGAAAAATATTAAAATCATAACAATTGATGAGCCTTTTAATTTTTCTCGCCTTAGCAATCTTGGCAGAAAAGAATGCCAGGGGGAATATCTACTATTTCTAAATAATGATATTGAATTCACCTCGGGGAACACATTGGATGAACTACTGCACCCATTCGGATATCACCAAACCTCTGCAGTTGGCAGTAGATTGCATTATCCAGATGGAAGCATTCAGCACAATGGTGTAATAATAGTAAAAGGAGAGAGACGGTGTGTCATTGAACCAGGAAAACATTTATCTGTCCCAAAGACGGTTGATAGTCTTACGCCATTAAATGTCCAAGAAGAGTTCTCAGCTGCATCTGCGGCATGCCTAATGGTAAAAGCTAATGACTTTGATGCCGTAGGGGGATTTGATGAATCTCTAGCCGTCGTTTTTAATGATGTTGATCTGTGCCTCAAACTCCGACAAAGAGGAGGGGTCGTGGTCGTAACGCCCTATCCAAGGATCATTCACCATGAGTCGGTGAGCCGGGGGAAAGATATCGAAGGGGTGGCCTATGCCAGACATCAAAAAGAATCAGGTTATCTAAGAAGAA
Coding sequences within:
- a CDS encoding rhamnan synthesis F family protein, giving the protein MIPNKKWLNKFKQWQIGECDDANISLLLKRSKRLGIDSKLIQDCLAEINPLISKEYLDPELLPIQLLIKPNQWDPAKSGINWMALQNHHKSIKIKQQLIASGLLNEILDGKQQLYEDLPAIPIKAYQDGLKKRCRLRCKQNNWSIFEHLVNEGWNEFKCKKEVALGFDRYNYLERPALNTKRFLDQRLKQLLVVVGGNEDRAREMSLGGGWNYYLNIEANPRGLYDLKLQSKNYDLVSLVSCTDELREDSKQIIAEINWEQPTTCMITSDEALCWNKKKFKLNSNRQNKGYITPFRLLTRCCVGGLVSVKGNVLSEITFRETYNCFQALVLDIAFHIFNMKRKVYQCQEVLLFRSSLNPTVPDQGWPMERMNLNKNLQHEFLDIVQLHSRNLISDQGFVEKSTSYPGCHIIKYYPQKKPRISIIIPYRDNVELTRKCLNSIRQYASTSLEYEIIFVNNGSKEPETTNWANQQKSQKNIKIITIDEPFNFSRLSNLGRKECQGEYLLFLNNDIEFTSGNTLDELLHPFGYHQTSAVGSRLHYPDGSIQHNGVIIVKGERRCVIEPGKHLSVPKTVDSLTPLNVQEEFSAASAACLMVKANDFDAVGGFDESLAVVFNDVDLCLKLRQRGGVVVVTPYPRIIHHESVSRGKDIEGVAYARHQKESGYLRRKHQNLFIHGDELSSRYLEPHSTRYEPKQIEKKPLRPARANIIDSWRRAGELDMRKPILFFAQYEQNINHEIRADIIQLLKEYRKYCNIVVIASTPSFIHKKRTLKSLQRVSDILIIRENEGYDFGGWMTGLSFCRTDVIRSQEIILTNDSFWGPITPLKELFERINGSSADMIALTDDLMYYPHLTSPFTVYRKNVIDSQIFLEIWDNIQVWEQKRDIVKQYEVGISVKLKSVGFKLKSLYSHHANGNLFHTEWRQLIEDQRFPFIKVSLLRDNPSNQNIDCWEEIIKIRNPKLSKMISKQLALWKQQ